The following nucleotide sequence is from Macaca fascicularis isolate 582-1 chromosome 15, T2T-MFA8v1.1.
CAGAAGTCAGGGACGGGTAGAGGAGACGTGGGGATTGGGAAAACTTTTCTTGCTGCCTGGTGCAgaagcctcggcctcccaaggtgtagCTCCAAAACCTGACTCCACACCTGTAAAAGAGGGTCCTTTGCCCGCATCTTAAACAACCAACTCCGCCCCTGGCCTCACCCCCTAAGATGACGTTTCGACTTCGCCTCCTCTGGGAGACATGCAGACCCCACCCCTTCCGGGGGACAGGCAAATCTAGTGCGCGACGGCATCCCTGTGACGTAATGGTAACGGTCCGTTTCCGGGGTGGAGCCAGGGAGGGCGGGAGTTTAGGCTGCGCTGACCCCTCTCAGCCCCCCCTCCAGGTGACCCCAGCCCCTGAAAATCCTCACCCAGGGCCCCAAATCTCCCAGCCCCCTGACCGCCAAACCTCTCGCCCTGGCCCCCTAAATGCCCCAGGCCCCGGAGATGACCGGCCTCCTCACCCCTTAACTTCCAGTGCCTCCCAAATCTCCAAGCCCACCCTGTCCCGTGGTGGCAACTGAGGCTTCCCGGGGGCATCGGCCTCAGATTACCTGAGAACTGGGCAGCCTCGTCCTGAGCATGACGGAGAAGGGGACCTGGGGCTAGGGAATCCCTGATTGAATCATGCCGCTCCCCAGGAGACGTTCGGAGCCCAGGACATGTCGGGAATGAGGAGATACGAAGTGGCGCTGGAGGCGGAGGAGGAGTGAGTGGAGGCGGGTTCTGCGGAGGAGGAACCAGGCGGCTccggggtgggggagggtggagTTCTGCGGGGGCGAGGGGTGGGCGGGGCGAGCCTCTGAGGGGCGTGGGCTGCGAAGGGTGCCGATTTTAGGGGCGGGGCGGAGCCTTCCTCGAGGGCGAGGCGCCGTGGGGCGGAGTCTGTGGGGTCAgctccgccccgccccgccccgccccgcccgcctcTGCCCTCTCTCTGCAGGATCTACTGGGGCTGTTTCTACTTTTTCCCCTGGCTGCGCATGTGGCGGAGGGAGCGGAGGTGAGGGGGCTGCGATACCGCGGGCCAGCCCCGGGCATGGACGAGACTCAGTCTCTGAGGACCCATCGGGGGGATTCCGGTAGCTCCCGCCCCGCCTCATGCCAGTGTCGGGTCGCCCCACAGCTCGGCGCACCCCGGGGAGCAGAAGCTGGAGCCTCTGCGAGGCCTGATGAGCTGTCTGTCCAGCGGCCTGGGCCCTGCTCCCCAGCGCTCGGGTCGTAGCCTCCCCCGCCGCAGCCCCACCGCCGCTGCCCAGCCAGCCAGTGCATTAAAGATTTAAACCGAAGCCCACCGTACTGACCTCCTGACTCTGCCGCCGCTGTCGCCATTCGAGCCGAGCGCCCCTCCCCACACTGGCTCTGTTCCGTACTGACAGGGCGTCCCTCCCTAAAAGGGTGCCCTTCCACGTCAAAGCCCCTCATCAGTGTCAGGCCTCCTGTTACTATCAATGActgtctcccccaaccccatgccCCAAAAACCCATACTGTGAATAGCCTATATGAAGAGAACTAAATAATCCTGCCAGTTACTCCCTTCCTCCGAGCCAGGACTTTGCCAACTGTCTGAAGAATCTTCTCTGCTGGGAGTGTATCTCAAAACATTTTAAGCAGAGGTGTAAGATGCAGGCTGTAAATGAGAAGAGGGGGAGATTCCTAGAAGCTGCCTGCCACAGAGGAGGGACTTGGGTTGGTGACCTTTCCTACAGTTCATACCCCAACTTTTGGCTCCTCCAGTCTGATCCCAAGTTTAGAGATCCTTGGCATCAGCCTACCTAGCAGTTCTTGCTCCCTCCCTAGGAGAGTCCAAGGGCCACTGCTCTCTGCCGCCCCCTTCTGTCACCCAATCAGTCTGGGACCCACTAACTCAAGTGATGAGAATCGGAGGCTGCTATGTGGGCCTACCTTCAGTTAGGGACTGGACCCAGCACCAGAAAGGGCACCACAAGATTAAGTTAAAGCAAGAGACAGCCCAGTTTCTGGCTGGGGCCAAAGCTTTCAGCCTGCAGCTACCCCTGCTACTGCAGATTTTGGCTAGGGAGAAGACTTGGTCTTAAAGGGGAGAGGTGGGTGCACACCCAGAAGCATTTGCTTTCTGCCTTCCGAAGGCCTCTGGACCAACAAGTCCAGGAAAGACCAGAAAGTATGTATCGCACAGCCAACTGATGGAGAAGGTCTTTGATAAGACCGAGGAACCTGGGAGATTTCCTTGGGATTTCCTCAGTGGCTACACCCAAGCCTCGGAGCGCAAGAGAAAGGCCTAAGCCCTATCCCAAGAGAAAGCCTACTCCATAGAGAGTGGCTGACCCTACAACAGATGACTGCAACAAGATAAGGGCTGGATTACTGCTTTATGACTTAGTTTATGTTTCAAATATAGAGCAGGACTTGCAGATTGAGATCCCTGGACCAGGAGTGGGAAATTCTTCAAGGAGCCAGGGGCACTGAACTTGGCAGCATACCCCCACCCTAGGCAGTTCCCAGCTTCCTGGAAAGGACTGGATAAAGATGAATAGGAGCTTTGCATTGAGGAAGGGGGTAAAGAACAGCTGGGTATGGGATTAGAAGAGAAGTGGCTATAGCTGGAGGGTGGGATGCAGGGGGGTATAGGAGTTGGACATGAGGGTGTGACTGAACCTGGGTAGGGAGGGGGGATGTTCCTCCAGGTCCAGGAAAGGGCTGGAATTTGAGTAGAACAAAGATGTAATTGAGTACTTGAGTCTGATGTCTTCAACAAGTCAGGGACTGGATCTGGAGACCCTAGGCCCCTGCTGGCAAGAGGTTGGCATTCCTGGAACAGGACTAGACAAAAACAGGAAGGTAAGATTCATTGGGCCTTTTACCTGTTTTGACAACAGTAACCTAGCACCAAAGAGCTTTTATCTTCCCTCCTTATCTACCCCACCTTTCCTCCTTGTCTCATCATCCTGGGGAAAGCTGCCACACCTCAGCATCTCCAAAGCACCCTCAATATTACCAAAAAGGGCCTTCCCCCAGCTTCTCTGAATGTGGCTGGCCTCAGCCAAGACTCATCCTCAGCCAGAAGAGCCTGCTCTAGGAACGCATTCCCATCAGTTTCTCCTGATAAGACAGTCAGGTCAGGCCAGGAAGTGGGGAGGAGAAGATGAAGGCAAGCTGGTGCTCGCCTGCCCTCTGCTCCCACCCCACCCAGAACTCCCCTATCAGAATCTGTGTGTGCTAGTGTGAATTTGCTTGTGATTGGATGACTGTGAAAACACAACTGGGTGGGATTGGGACTTTGAGTATAACTGGGGCTATATAATTTTGTCTATGGTTGTCTGATCACGAGTATGACTTTGTGAGGTTGATCGAGTGATTGAGGAGTGACTTCGAATGTGTGGCTATGCATATTTGAGTGTGAATGTCTATCATTAGAGGTTGCTGTGGATGCTTGACTGTCCTTACTCACTGTTCTATCAGTCCCTACATCACACACTAATCCTTCCCTCAGCTTCACTGCCCAGAGCTTAGGAACACATGGGAAATGGCTGTCCTAGATGAGGAAGGAATCTGTGGCAACAGACCAAGAATTAGGGCCCAGGAATGTCACAGGATACACAATACATCTCCAACCACCTCTGACTCACCTAGTGCCCCAGGTAAAAGGCACCCAGATAAAAggtaggggaggaggagagagagagaaggaagagtctAGGCTGAGTAAACATGAAGGGGCCCTCAACCTTCTGCAGTCTCCTGCTCCTGTCATTGCTCCTGAGCCCAGACCCTACAGCAGGTGAGTACTTGGGGGTATAGAAAGCTGGGGGTCTGGGTGAATGGGATGAAGTTGAAAAGAACCAGGAAATCCAACCTAACCTCCAGCTGTCTGGCAGAGAGGTTCTTGGTCAGGATCCCTCTGAACACATGGCCCTGTTGCCCTCTAGCATTCCTACTGCCACCCAGCACTGCCTGCTGTACTCAGCTCTACCGAAAGCCACTCTCAGACAAGCTACTGAGGAAGGTCATCCGGGTGGAACTGCAGGAGGCTGATGGGGACTGTCATCTCCAGGCTTTCGTGTGAGCTCCCACCCCTGATACCCCTGACTCTGACCTCAGTCCCAACCCCTAATGCTGATCCCAACCCCAGCCCTAACTGCTAATTCTGATGCCAACTCAGGTTTTCATCTGGTCCTTGCTCCTAACCCCTGGACCCTAATCTCATCCCCAAGCTATGGCCATAGCTTTGTACCTTTCTCTACCCAGGCTTCACCTGGCTCAACGCAGCATCTGCATCCACCCCCAGAACCCCAGCCTGTCACAGTGGTTTGAGCACCAAGAGAGAAAGCTCCACGGGACTCTGCCCAACCTGAATTTTGGGATGCTAAGGAAAATGGGCTGAAGCCCCCAATAGCCAAATAATAAAGCAGCATTGGACAATAATCTCTAAGTACAATCTCCAAGAACTTCCTTATTCTCTTTATTCACACCTGCGCAACCCCTGCAAGGGGAAAGGCCAAGAGCCAAGGACCCACACACACTCCCCAGGCACCTACATACATGCGTGCAGAGAATATATGTTCCCTGCCTCACAGACACATGGTCACACATGGACACAGATGTACATTACACACATTCCTCGAGCAGAACTCCAACTCTGGGGTGAAATCAGAGGTACAGGCACCTTTCAGCTGGCAAATTTGAAATACAGGGTCTCACAGAAATGGGCTCCAAACAGAACTTCCAGCTGAGACCCAACCATAGGGATCTactgtccatccatccacaccAGCAAGACAGAATTATAGGTGGACTCTGCCGAAGCCCTCCTGGGTCCTCTATAGGTTTGGAGCTCCTAAAAGAAGCAGGAGGCAAATCAGGAAAGACAGTAGGACTGGATCTTGGCCCAGACACCCTGAGAATGAAGGAGGTGACTCAGTTCTAAGCTTAACATTCTGAAGATGAGTAGAGGAGCCCAGCTCTGAGGGAGGCTCTTCAACACGCTGAAGATAAGGGAGTGGACCTAGCTGTGGGCCCAGGCACATTAGGAATGAGGGAGGGGACCCAGCACTGATCCAAGACACCTGGAAaaaaaaggattaatatccagctCTGAGTATAATACCCTGGAGGAGTATTAATACTAATACCCTGGAGGGGAGTCCATCTGGGGTCCTTCCTCGGTACCCTGAGAAAAGGGGAAGTGACCCACTTCTTAGCCCAGGGACTCAAGAATGAAAGGCCTAGCCCTCAGCCTAGACATCATTAAAATGAGGAGACCCAACTTGGATtcccagcattttaaaaatgactaggGCAGCCAGCTTTTAATCTGGACACTCAAAATAGGGGCACACATATCCAAGTACAAATCTCCTGGATGTCCTACTCACCTGGACGCCTGTCCACTGGAATCACTGGGGCCAAGAACCCAGGCTTTGGGGATCCATCCTTCCCGCCCCGTCTCATCCTCAGCCTGGGGCATAGAAAGGTAGCTGTCTCTCCAACAATGTGGGGTATCTCAGTCTCCTCCAAAGGGTTTATTAGTAAAGGGTCAGGAGAGGAATCAGTTAAAATCAAGTGGGGCATGGGGGATGGAGGTGTGGGGAGGTAGTTCCAGAATCAGACAGGTTCAGTGGGCAGTCATGAAGGGTGGAGATGAATGTGGTCTATGGACATCAGAGCATTTGTGAGGATCAGAGGCTGAGGGACCGATGGCAGTCACTTACCAGAGCCCCAGTGCCAGGGCTCCAGCCATCAGTCCCAGGAAAGAAAGGATTCCCAAAGACGCCAGCACAGCTACCTGCTCCACAGAGTCCCTGTGATCTAAGAGGGAGGGCCACATGTTACTGAGAGCAAGGCTGACCAAGCTTGGTGTCCCCTTTTCTCTGGGGTTTTCACTCCTTTACAACTCTTGCCCATCTGCCCAAGCTCACCAAGTAGCCGAGGGTGTGGTTGGAGGGAGGGGCTTGGAGGAGCAGGGCTGTCCACCTGAGGCTCCACCTCTGGCTGCATGTGTAGCTGGCCCCAAGCTGGTACCTCCTTTGGTACGGTCCCTAAAGGAAGGCAAGACACAATAAGTGTCCATCCGCTGGTGGGGATGGGAGTCACACCCTGCGCTCAAGGCCAAGGCCTAGATTGGAAGTCAACCCTCCTAGGAGGAGGAGCCTGATAGGGCATGGCCAGTTCCTAGGGAGCATCGCAAGCTCCAAGCTTGTAGAAGTGGAGCCTGTAACTGCAGGGGTGGAGGCCAAGGGGAAGGACTTAAGCTAAGACAGGGCTGTAGGCAAACAAGAATGAAGTCTGGGACAGTAACTGCGGTGCCTGCATGGGCAGGGCATATGTCACCTGGCTGTCTTTTGGAATTGGTTCAGCTGATAGATGCTTTGGGGTGGGACCTCTGCCCTTTTCTTTGGCTTTGTCTCTCACCAGTGCTCGGAGTTCCCCAGGCCTCCGGGCTCCAGGTGCTCCAGGTGCCAGCATCCAGAAAGTCCCGGGCACTGACTCGTACGGCATGGGGCAGCCCAGCCACAGCATCTGTGATCATCTCCTCCAGTCCAGCTGGCTCCACCTGGGGGTAAACATGACTCATTGTTACCCAGCTTGTAAGTGCAGGGCCTTCCCAGCCACCTTCTGCAAAGAGCACCCCTTGCTCCCAGTCTCATCCTAAAGCCTAGTAGAGCTGTCCAGGTCTCATGTTGGGTGTCTGGGGGGGCTAAGTCTACACCTAGTGTTTGTAAGACAGCAGTAGTGATTACTTAGAGAGGCTGTGGCATCAggcagcctgggttcaaatctttgGTGAACCACATATTGAATGACCCTTTGGgcctctctgtgactcagtttcttcatttgtaaaatagaggtGAATATACCTAAACAAAACAATGTATGCAAAAAGTGTAGCCAGGAACCCCACAGGAAGGCAGCACTaagtaaatattagttattatctGATGCTGCTGCTCCCCAGTCCTGATACCAGCCAACCTTTAACATCTCCTGAGATTCTAATTCACTGCTATCCTCAGCTGGGGATATGAGTGTTTGTAGGAGACGTGCCTCTAGGTAAGGCACTCCTTTTCCTAAGAGttatttttaggctgggcaccatgtctcacacctgtaatcccagcactttgggaggccgaggtgggcggatcatgaggtcatgagttcgagaccagcctggccaatatggtgaaaccccgtctctactaaaaatacaaaaattagccaggcatggtggcaggcacctgtagtcccagttactcaggaggctgaggcaggagaattgcttaaacccaggaagcggaggttgcagtgagccgagatcatgccactgcactccagcctgggtgacagagcgagactccttctcaaaaaagaaaaaaaaaaaaaaaaaaaagagtgatttttttttttaaaagccattgcTATCTTCCCACAGATGGGCTTCACATCTTAGTTATAGCCCCACAGGACAGACACTCTGTCAGTCACCACTGCAACCCAGCACCCAGTACAAAGCCTGGCCCACAGGGAAGTGTTGGGTCTTCAGTGACCTGCCAGCACTGGGAAGCTACACAGAACACCCAGGATCATGAAATCAGAGATAGGACCCACAGCCGCGGGTTGGGACGCACTCCAGGCCTCACCGTGGACCAGGCTGGATGCTGTGCCGGACGGTACTGCAAACGGAACTTGAGCAGGAAATGGGGCTGGCGCGGCCAGGAGGCAGGGTATGTCCAGCTGGCTCGCAGGCGTCGGGGGAAACCTGGTACCGACTCTACCCGCAGGCCCTGGGGTGGGTCAGGGCGCACTAAGGGCGTCAAGACACAAAGTCAGGGTAGGCTATGGGTCCCTGTCACTTCCCTACCACTTTCCAAAGTGTGTGTTTAAAGGAGCCTTAGCCAGACACTcctgagaggggaggggaaatcTTAAACTTGATCATTCATTAGACTCAGACCGGTCATCTGTATTATGAAATGGgctgaggccgggtgtggtggctcatgcctggaatcccagcactttcgaaggccaaggtgagaggttcacttgatgccaggagtttgagaccagtgtgggcaacatagcaaaaccctgtctccacaaaaaattttaaaaattagccagacatggtggcacatgcctgtaatcccagctacttgggaggttgaggtaaggggatagcttgagcccaggagttggaggctgcagtgagccaagatcacgccactgaacttcatccaggctgggcacaaagtaagaccctatatcaacaaaaaaaggaagaaaaagaaaaaaagaaaccacctgAGATCTGTGGGTGGGCTTTTGAAAtgcttgttgagtgaataaaagaGCAATTCTTATTTTCATCTAAGGAAGATGAATTGGCCCAAATTCCAGCTAGAGTTTTAGTGTCCCACTCCCATGCACAGGTCAAGGAAGGAGGGGCTAGCAAGGCAGGACATGACATATGGCTGCATTCAGTAcagggcccagagcagggcctgcTCTGCGGCTAGGCAGCCAGTCAGGCAGTGTGGGTAGCAGTAGCGGCCTGTAGAGTGTGTGCTGAAATAACCATGCCTCCTGGGCTCTGATCCCTTTGCCTTCTCAGGCTCCACAGGGCCTTCTGTGTGTGAAATGGCGTCTATGTTGGGAGGAAACTGTTTGGGATCTCTGGGAGTGGAGAGATCTGAGTCCATTTGGGGTCTCTGTGATGGGGGTCTGGGGGAGGTCTAGGGGTGGGTACTCACAGATGCTCTGCAAGCTCACATCCAGCAGGCGTGTGCTGGCGCCCAGTGGGTTCACCTCAGTCACATTAATCCGGTACTGGCTCCAGAACTCAGCCCCGTGGACAACACAGCGGGCAGCACCTAAGGGATCCTGTGGGCATGGCCAGGGCCCTGTGGATGGACTCCTCCTAGAAGGGAGGACATGGTCTTGGGCTCTGAAAATGCCTACTGTGGGACCCAGCTGGAGCCCCCACATGCTCCCTCATGTCCTACCTCTGGCTATCAGCTCCTAGAACTGTCTTCTTCCTGGTGGGGAGGGGGCCGTCTGAAGTCATGAAGGAAAAGAGGGCCTTTTGCCCTCTCTGAGGCTTTCCTCAGAACCTACCTCCCTGCTTCCCACACCCATGTTGTGCCAGCATACCCAAATGTGTAGGCATCCACACCCAATCACGCACACACCTGTAGGAGGTGAGGTAGCGGGTGGGTAAACCGCTGATCTGGCTGGGACTCCAAGTGCAAGAGAAGTTCTCATAGTCAGCTGCTTGGCAGGAGACAACAGGGCGGGCTGGAGGGTCTAGAGGCAGAGGGTACACCTGGAGACTGAGCAGTCCTCAGGTCCTCCTGGTCCCAGAGGGCTTATTCAGGTCCCATACTCCCTCAGGATCCTCTTGTGTCATCACTGCCACCCTCCCCAACTCACAGCCCAGCTGCAGGGTCACTGTGCCCCCAAGTGCACCATCCAGCGTCTGGCAGATGTAGGTGCCCTCATCAGTGCTGTCTGCCTGGGTCAGGACCAGTTCATGCCCTAGCCCAGAGTCAGGTCCCTGGAGCAGCCTTGGCTCCCCGTCCCGAAACCAGGACACTGGGTCCCTGGAAGTAAGATGAGGTGACAATGGACAAAGACAAGATGTCAAGCGTAAGTCAGACCATGCCACAGCTCTCCATTGGCTTCTAACTGCATTTGCAATAGAACCCAAATTCCTTTTACTGGCTTTCAAAGCCCCTTGTGAGCCAGCCcttgccttcctttccttcttcagctcctctctgtctccccctcACCCACTGAAAACTCCAGCTACATTGGTCTTCTTTCTATTCCTTGCGAGTATTGAGCTCATTCCCACCTCAGGGCATTTTGCACTAGCTGTTCCCTCTGTCAGGAGCACTTATACCTTAATGTGCGCACGGCTGCCTCCTTCCTGACCTTCAGAAATCAGCTTCAacatcacctcctcagagagacGTTTCCTAACTACCAATTAAAAAGTAaccacaggccaggcgcagtggctcatgcctgtaatccagcactttgcaaggctgaggcgggtggattactttaaatcaggagttcgaagcctgaccaacatggtgaaatcccgtgtctactaaaaatacaaaaaaattagcaggacctggtggtgcgtgcctgcaatcccagctacttgggaggctgaggcaggagaatcacttgaatccaggaggcagaggttgcagtgagcccagattgcaccactgcactccagcctgggcaacagagtgagactgtctcaaaaaaataaataaataaataaggtaacCACTCAGTTGTCCTCTTCAACATCCCTCTCTTTGGCTTTTCTGCCCTGCAGGTATTACTATCTGGCAAGATTCTCCTTTGCTTATTGTCTTCCCCACTAAGATGTAAGCTCCGTGAAGGCAGGCACCTTGCCTGGCATTAGCACTGCTGTATCCCAGAGCCTAGAATAGACCTGGCACTTGGCAGGTGCTCAAAACATACCACCTGAATTTTCTGTTGAATAAGGATGGTTAGAGGGTTAGGACAGATAAGAGAGGTGAGGATTACGGACAGAGCAGGCAAGGATGGGAGGAGTGGGACATGAGGACTAGGCAAAGTCAAGAAAGGGTCATGAGTGTCAGACCAACAGGCTGGGGGCACTTACCCAGCAGTCACTCCAGGACAACACAGCTTCACGGACCTGCCGGGCTGCCCATACTGGACCCCTGTGGAGGGCACTTCTGAGGTGAGGCTCTTCCTTTACCCCCCTCCCCACTTTGTGAGAATGGCAGATAAGAAGCAGACTGTTAAAACCTGGGTGGTGGGGGGCTCACTGGATCAAAGCATCATGTTATAATCTGGAGACAGAGGTCAGAGAACAGGGTAGAGAGGGGACCTAGGTTGGATGACAGGGGCAGCGGTGGTGTCACAAGTTAGGCATGGGAAGGGGCCACAGTGAGGGTGGCAAGTCACAAGTCAGAGTTGGGGGGTTGTAGAGCAGGGTTCTTCTCACCTGGGGGGCCCCAGgcctgggggcaggaggaggaggcagacaCCAGGGCTGTAGCCACGGCCACCAGGACCCTGCTCAGCCCTGAGCAGCCGCTGCTCATCTGTGGGGAGAGGTAGAGTCAGAAATCCCCGACCCCTGAGAAGGGAGGCTAAAGCCTGGCTCTTCCTCTCCAAAACTGAGCCTTCCTAGAGAAAAACTGATGCATCAAGTGGGGTAAGGCTGTTAGAAATCACTGGAGGAACTGATCTGAGGTCCCCTTTCCCACCGTATACCCAGTGCTTtgcatgtgcgcacacacacacacacacacggacacacacaccccctcacacCCTCCATCTCAGTCCTGGGCTTAGGGCCCAGAACAAAAGCCGGAGGCAACAGACTGTGCCAGCAACTCCCCCTCCACCGCCCTTGGCGCCCACCCCTGGCACCAAGCACTGGCACCAGCTCAGCCACTCCCATTAACCCCTCCAGTCCAGCTGTTGGGAATTCTGGTATTTACCCCCACCTGGTCCAGGGCTTATCACCACCGCTGATTAACCTGGGCAGACCTTATCACCCTGGGGGAAGGCTGTCATCATGGATCTGAGCCCATCTGGCACTCCCACCCTGAGGCCTACCCCTGCTCTGGCTGCCAGGCTTCTCGCCTGAACCTGGCTCCTTGCTCTGGCTACTTGGGCCACTCAGCTGGGCCTGGCTCTGACACTTCGTTGGTCTCCAGTCTGTGAAGCTGGATGGGGCTAGGGTGCAGGCTGGGGCTGTGTAGTTAAGCAGATCCAGATGCCCTGGCTgctgccagaggctgggggtgggtgAGGAGCCAGCAGATGGAGATGGAGACAGggtggcggggaggggaggggagggaaggggatgggAGGCTGAGAGGAACTGGGAGCCTGCAGGAACAGGCATGGGGGCCACAGCACCAAGAGATACTCAGAGATCAGGACTAGGAGGTGATGGGGCAGTGTGGGAAGTGTTGGAAAGACTGGATTGAGGTCGGCGGAAACTCAAAAAGCTAACAGTGTGTCTATATTGCAGGTGGGGGATGCTACGAGAGAGAGATTCTGGACGAGGGGGAGCAGAAGGAGGAAGGCA
It contains:
- the IL11RA gene encoding interleukin-11 receptor subunit alpha isoform X10, whose translation is MSSGCSGLSRVLVAVATALVSASSSCPQAWGPPGVQYGQPGRSVKLCCPGVTAGDPVSWFRDGEPRLLQGPDSGLGHELVLTQADSTDEGTYICQTLDGALGGTVTLQLGYPPARPVVSCQAADYENFSCTWSPSQISGLPTRYLTSYRCVRDWVWMPTHLDGPLPTRKKTVLGADSQRRSPSTGPWPCPQDPLGAARCVVHGAEFWSQYRINVTEVNPLGASTRLLDVSLQSILRPDPPQGLRVESVPGFPRRLRASWTYPASWPRQPHFLLKFRLQYRPAQHPAWSTVEPAGLEEMITDAVAGLPHAVRVSARDFLDAGTWSTWSPEAWGTPSTGTVPKEVPAWGQLHMQPEVEPQVDSPAPPSPSLQPHPRLLDHRDSVEQVAVLASLGILSFLGLMAGALALGLWLRMRRGGKDGSPKPGFLAPVIPVDRRPGAPNL
- the IL11RA gene encoding interleukin-11 receptor subunit alpha isoform X8, whose translation is MSSGCSGLSRVLVAVATALVSASSSCPQAWGPPGVQYGQPGRSVKLCCPGVTAGDPVSWFRDGEPRLLQGPDSGLGHELVLTQADSTDEGTYICQTLDGALGGTVTLQLGYPPARPVVSCQAADYENFSCTWSPSQISGLPTRYLTSYRKKTVLGADSQRRSPSTGPWPCPQDPLGAARCVVHGAEFWSQYRINVTEVNPLGASTRLLDVSLQSILRPDPPQGLRVESVPGFPRRLRASWTYPASWPRQPHFLLKFRLQYRPAQHPAWSTVEPAGLEEMITDAVAGLPHAVRVSARDFLDAGTWSTWSPEAWGTPSTGTVPKEVPAWGQLHMQPEVEPQVDSPAPPSPSLQPHPRLLDHRDSVEQVAVLASLGILSFLGLMAGALALGLWLRMRRGGKDGSPKPGFLAPVIPVDRRPGVLDQCWVPSLIPNVPGPTARSTPLSSAC
- the IL11RA gene encoding interleukin-11 receptor subunit alpha isoform X3; translation: MSSGCSGLSRVLVAVATALVSASSSCPQAWGPPGVQYGQPGRSVKLCCPGVTAGDPVSWFRDGEPRLLQGPDSGLGHELVLTQADSTDEGTYICQTLDGALGGTVTLQLGYPPARPVVSCQAADYENFSCTWSPSQISGLPTRYLTSYRCVRDWVWMPTHLDGPLPTRKKTVLGADSQRRSPSTGPWPCPQDPLGAARCVVHGAEFWSQYRINVTEVNPLGASTRLLDVSLQSILRPDPPQGLRVESVPGFPRRLRASWTYPASWPRQPHFLLKFRLQYRPAQHPAWSTVRPGVEPAGLEEMITDAVAGLPHAVRVSARDFLDAGTWSTWSPEAWGTPSTGTVPKEVPAWGQLHMQPEVEPQVDSPAPPSPSLQPHPRLLDHRDSVEQVAVLASLGILSFLGLMAGALALGLWLRMRRGGKDGSPKPGFLAPVIPVDRRPGVLDQCWVPSLIPNVPGPTARSTPLSSAC
- the IL11RA gene encoding interleukin-11 receptor subunit alpha isoform X7; the encoded protein is MSSGCSGLSRVLVAVATALVSASSSCPQAWGPPGVQYGQPGRSVKLCCPGVTAGDPVSWFRDGEPRLLQGPDSGLGHELVLTQADSTDEGTYICQTLDGALGGTVTLQLGYPPARPVVSCQAADYENFSCTWSPSQISGLPTRYLTSYRKKTVLGADSQRRSPSTGPWPCPQDPLGAARCVVHGAEFWSQYRINVTEVNPLGASTRLLDVSLQSILRPDPPQGLRVESVPGFPRRLRASWTYPASWPRQPHFLLKFRLQYRPAQHPAWSTVRPGVEPAGLEEMITDAVAGLPHAVRVSARDFLDAGTWSTWSPEAWGTPSTGTVPKEVPAWGQLHMQPEVEPQVDSPAPPSPSLQPHPRLLDHRDSVEQVAVLASLGILSFLGLMAGALALGLWLRMRRGGKDGSPKPGFLAPVIPVDRRPGVLDQCWVPSLIPNVPGPTARSTPLSSAC
- the IL11RA gene encoding interleukin-11 receptor subunit alpha isoform X4; its protein translation is MSSGCSGLSRVLVAVATALVSASSSCPQAWGPPGVQYGQPGRSVKLCCPGVTAGDPVSWFRDGEPRLLQGPDSGLGHELVLTQADSTDEGTYICQTLDGALGGTVTLQLGYPPARPVVSCQAADYENFSCTWSPSQISGLPTRYLTSYRCVRDWVWMPTHLDGPLPTRKKTVLGADSQRRSPSTGPWPCPQDPLGAARCVVHGAEFWSQYRINVTEVNPLGASTRLLDVSLQSILRPDPPQGLRVESVPGFPRRLRASWTYPASWPRQPHFLLKFRLQYRPAQHPAWSTVEPAGLEEMITDAVAGLPHAVRVSARDFLDAGTWSTWSPEAWGTPSTGTVPKEVPAWGQLHMQPEVEPQVDSPAPPSPSLQPHPRLLDHRDSVEQVAVLASLGILSFLGLMAGALALGLWLRMRRGGKDGSPKPGFLAPVIPVDRRPGVLDQCWVPSLIPNVPGPTARSTPLSSAC